The genomic segment TATGGCGTTTATGGCGCATACGAGGCTGTTCAGGACGTACCCGTCCGGGCGCGGGCGCTCGTTGTCCGGCGCCAGTTCCCGTACACGCCTCATGCGGTACTCTATACGCTCTTTGCTCCAGCCAATCCCAGCGTCCGGGATTTTATCCGCTCCGATAATGTCCGCAACTGCTTCGGTGTATGCTATGACCGAAAGCGTGCTGTCATCATGCCAATGCGTCATGCGCCCAATAGCCGCCGCCGCTATCCGGGCGCTCTTGCGTCCGTACCAAAGCGCGGGGTAAATGGTTCGCATCAACGCGCCGTTGCCTGCCGTCATGCCGTTGGTGTCCGCGTGGACGCGCCGCGCGGCTTCGTGCCAGCCGTTCTCGTCCTGCGCGCCGTTTGCTTTCGCGTAGGCAATGGCGCTGCGGCAAGTAACGCCGATATCCTTGGGCCGGCTGTCATACCATTCGACAAACCGCCGCCCGATTCCGGGTATCGGGTCTTGCGGGTTTTCAACTATTCCTTCCGCGACGGACAGCGTCATCTGCGTGTCGTCGGTTATCTCGCCGGGCATGACGTTCAGCCAGCCGCCGCCAATCATTTCGCGCACGGTACCATGCTTTGCCCGTATCTCCTCCGCGCTCATGAATTCAAGCGGCGCGCCCAGCGCGTCTCCCACCGCTACGCCCAGCAAAGCGCCAAGTATCTTATCCGGGCTTTTTTTCATCGCCATCACCTGCCTCATCTTGTAGCAGCCCAAGGTCGCGCATATGCTTTTCCAGCGCCTCGTTGAAAAAATCCGAGCGGCTGTATCCTTTGTTTTTTCGCTGCCTTTCTGCTACGTATTCATCCATCGCGTCCAGCAAACTTCCGGCGATATAGCAGTTTATGCCTATGCGTCGGTCTTTGCTTTTTTTGGGCCTGCCGAGCGATTTGGGATCGGTCTTCACTTTCCAAGTCCCCCCATCATTTTGCTATAGGTTTCTTCAAGCGCGGCTTTTAGCGGCGCGCTGGGAATGCGGTTTTGCCGGAAGCCCTCCATAATCCCTTGGTAATACAGTTTCGAGGGAAGCGCTGGTTTGCTGTGCGCGGCGGTCATGACGTAAGCCATCGCCCTGTACGGCGTTCCATCCTCGGCATAAACCGTGACCTTGCGCTTTTCATACAAATGCGGGTAGCCCTCATATCTGTCGAGGCTTTGTTCACATTCTGGCGTAATCGTCCATAAGAGGCCGTTAACAACCTTGCCGCGCTTATGTCGAATGTTCGCCACCCCCCAGTTGCTTGTCTTTCCGTTGAGTTCAAGCGCGTAGTTCAGTAATATGGCCGCGCCGACAACTGCCGCCCTGGGGCAGCGAACTGCCATCTGATCCAGATGGCAGTTGCTCCCGTATGCGAAATAGTAACGCTTTGTTTTTGCTCTTGTTGTGTTATTTATGCTTAGCCCTCCCTGTCAAAATGCCATGCGCCGATTTCCGATATCGCCTCAAACATCGCTATCGCCCGCGCCTCGATGTCGCCTTTGGGTAATTTCAGTTTCTTGCCAATCATGCGTTTGTAAGTGTCCTCTTGGATTGCGATATAGCCCTCTGCGTCGGTGTCGGGCTTCACGCCCCAGTTCATGTCTTTGATTTAATCAATCAATGCGACCGCCGTCGCGCCGTAATGCTCCCGGTCGTCAATAATTACTTTCATGGCATTGCCCCCTTTGTTGTTTACCTTGGCCGCCCTCAAGCGAGGGCGGCTGTCATATTGTTGCTTGCTATGGTAGCGGGGTGCGTCGGGTAACGCTCCGGCGCAAACCTCCACGCCGCGTTGCCGTCAAGGCGCTTCAACAAATGCTCGCGGGTGTTGGCAAACTCGTCGCCTATCAGCCCAAGCCGCAAAAGCCAAGTGCGGAAAGTGAATTTTTCGTTGTCGCTTGCCGTTTTGGTTAACTGCGTCGACTTCTGCCGCATTGCCTGTGCGCTTATGGCAAGCGCCAGATGTACGTAGGCTTTTACTTCCCCGGCGTGCAAGGTGCTGTTGAAAAGCCTGAACTCTACGGTCTTTTTGCTGGATGTCGCGTGCAGGTTCAGCGCAT from the Acidaminococcales bacterium genome contains:
- a CDS encoding ADP-ribosylglycohydrolase family protein, with protein sequence MAMKKSPDKILGALLGVAVGDALGAPLEFMSAEEIRAKHGTVREMIGGGWLNVMPGEITDDTQMTLSVAEGIVENPQDPIPGIGRRFVEWYDSRPKDIGVTCRSAIAYAKANGAQDENGWHEAARRVHADTNGMTAGNGALMRTIYPALWYGRKSARIAAAAIGRMTHWHDDSTLSVIAYTEAVADIIGADKIPDAGIGWSKERIEYRMRRVRELAPDNERPRPDGYVLNSLVCAINAIRDTSSFEGALIQAVNLGGDADTIGAITGGLAGALYGARTIPQRWTDALDKDTRNRLERCADKACKSEY
- a CDS encoding gamma-glutamylcyclotransferase, giving the protein MNNTTRAKTKRYYFAYGSNCHLDQMAVRCPRAAVVGAAILLNYALELNGKTSNWGVANIRHKRGKVVNGLLWTITPECEQSLDRYEGYPHLYEKRKVTVYAEDGTPYRAMAYVMTAAHSKPALPSKLYYQGIMEGFRQNRIPSAPLKAALEETYSKMMGGLGK